A portion of the Luteibaculum oceani genome contains these proteins:
- a CDS encoding geranylgeranylglycerol-phosphate geranylgeranyltransferase, with the protein MKNTLAFIKLARPLNLVIIAATLYAMRYWVLLPMLEPKNFELPSSLGLFTLLVISVVMIAAGGNIINDYFDTKTDAVNKPGRMIVGVHLDRRVALYSHGILTFLGIGLGAYYGYQTGTLRFIVLHVFVAISLWYYSTYFKRETPLGNFVIALLTGLVPLTIGFFDLFPIVKSVSKETATELADQGLSLMVYFKILIYWILGFSLFAFWGNLIRELLKDLADLKGDIKAGRRTLPIVLGEKGGLWISVGYVLVWCLGLLIVEWQFLDSTLSLCYILGLLIFPMLAILAMMFRFPNEKTYKRAATGVKWILFFGLCFSYFVKTIVFE; encoded by the coding sequence ATGAAAAACACCTTGGCGTTTATTAAGCTAGCTAGACCACTAAACCTGGTGATTATTGCTGCAACCTTGTATGCAATGCGGTATTGGGTCCTTTTGCCCATGCTAGAACCTAAAAATTTTGAATTACCAAGTTCACTAGGTCTATTCACATTGTTGGTAATTTCTGTGGTTATGATAGCAGCAGGAGGAAACATTATTAATGATTACTTCGACACAAAAACCGATGCAGTAAACAAGCCGGGTAGAATGATAGTGGGGGTCCACCTAGATCGACGTGTAGCACTATATAGCCATGGTATTCTTACTTTTCTGGGAATAGGATTGGGTGCTTATTACGGTTATCAAACTGGCACACTGAGATTTATTGTACTTCACGTTTTTGTGGCAATTTCTCTTTGGTATTACAGCACTTACTTCAAGCGTGAAACTCCACTAGGAAATTTTGTAATTGCCCTGCTTACCGGTTTGGTTCCACTTACCATAGGATTTTTCGATTTGTTTCCCATTGTTAAGTCGGTTTCTAAGGAAACCGCGACTGAATTAGCAGACCAGGGACTTTCGCTAATGGTCTATTTTAAAATTTTGATCTACTGGATTTTAGGATTTTCCTTATTTGCTTTCTGGGGTAATTTAATTCGTGAATTGCTTAAAGATCTAGCCGATCTTAAAGGCGATATAAAAGCAGGAAGAAGAACTCTGCCAATAGTTCTGGGAGAAAAAGGAGGGCTATGGATAAGTGTAGGTTATGTATTGGTATGGTGTTTGGGTCTGCTTATTGTGGAGTGGCAATTTTTAGATAGCACCTTATCGCTATGCTACATATTGGGACTACTTATTTTTCCAATGCTCGCCATTTTGGCCATGATGTTTAGGTTTCCAAATGAAAAAACATACAAAAGGGCGGCAACTGGAGTTAAATGGATTTTATTCTTTGGTTTGTGTTTTAGTTATTTCGTAAAAACTATTGTTTTTGAATAA
- a CDS encoding toxin-antitoxin system YwqK family antitoxin, with protein sequence MIKLSLVVALVSMGFANGYAQGALAYDQVMFAKDKILDLRTGLPYSGRLEEKYSNGKLKWVSLVKDGKLIGSTKGFYPSGQTHFILTYEDGDLTGVFTEYFSNGELKFQGDISRQSRYGGNDMRGFLYCYYDGDRYKNKYKGKGRIQLMTANGLSPFFNGHMSPNLIEGYRVFENKMVNYGMFIEDSREIVCPEARDPQLSNQNWSPN encoded by the coding sequence TTGATTAAACTTTCATTAGTTGTTGCCTTGGTAAGCATGGGGTTTGCCAATGGATATGCTCAAGGTGCATTGGCCTATGATCAGGTAATGTTTGCCAAGGATAAAATTCTTGATCTAAGAACGGGTTTACCATATAGTGGGAGATTGGAAGAAAAGTATTCCAACGGAAAGCTGAAATGGGTTTCCCTTGTAAAGGATGGAAAGCTAATAGGAAGTACAAAAGGCTTTTATCCTTCGGGGCAAACTCATTTCATCTTAACTTATGAAGATGGTGATTTAACTGGGGTGTTTACGGAGTATTTCTCCAATGGTGAGTTGAAATTTCAAGGAGATATCTCGCGTCAGAGTAGATATGGCGGAAATGATATGCGCGGTTTCCTATACTGTTATTACGATGGAGATCGTTACAAAAACAAGTATAAAGGGAAGGGTAGAATTCAGTTGATGACTGCAAATGGTTTATCGCCATTTTTTAACGGTCACATGTCCCCGAATCTTATAGAAGGATATAGAGTTTTCGAGAATAAAATGGTCAATTACGGGATGTTTATTGAAGACAGTAGAGAAATTGTATGCCCGGAAGCTCGTGATCCTCAATTGTCGAACCAAAACTGGAGCCCCAATTAA
- a CDS encoding PorP/SprF family type IX secretion system membrane protein — MRIIGYILSTAFMLASFVGAGQDLHFSHFDKNPLYINPAMAGKFNGKYKLMSIARNQWNTVTVPYRSFGAMAEFSQIVDGSPIGSAFSLYRDVAGDSRFTTTKLDVGLSYSVSVNYNRTSVVAFGLQAGMHHYGLDYSQLSWDNQYDNDSGFNPGLPSRESTEFQSIFAPSASAGVAFIKQRGRYTFIGGVGAYNLLRGNLSFSRIGVEEVKQNIRLNYYGSMEILSGKFVFVPTLLRTQSSVLHESIVGFKTRYQPDAYLPELSLGVMYRWKDAFVLTTGAAYGPWEAGFSFDINTSNLVRASNGYGAVEFFISYVGQSTKRAVKRKNRFQVCPTYI; from the coding sequence ATGAGAATAATCGGTTACATATTATCAACCGCTTTTATGTTGGCTAGCTTCGTTGGAGCTGGACAGGATTTACATTTTTCTCATTTCGATAAAAACCCGCTTTACATAAATCCCGCAATGGCTGGGAAATTTAACGGTAAGTACAAGCTCATGAGCATTGCTCGAAACCAATGGAACACCGTTACTGTACCCTACCGAAGCTTTGGAGCCATGGCAGAATTCTCTCAAATTGTGGACGGTTCTCCTATTGGATCGGCTTTTTCTCTCTACCGAGATGTGGCAGGAGACAGTAGGTTTACCACTACAAAATTAGATGTGGGTTTAAGTTATTCGGTAAGTGTAAACTACAACCGAACTAGCGTTGTTGCCTTTGGATTGCAGGCAGGTATGCATCACTACGGACTAGATTACAGTCAACTTAGTTGGGATAACCAATACGATAACGACAGTGGATTTAATCCTGGTTTACCCTCTAGGGAATCTACCGAGTTTCAAAGCATTTTTGCACCATCGGCTAGTGCTGGAGTAGCATTCATTAAACAAAGGGGGCGTTACACTTTTATAGGAGGAGTAGGAGCTTATAACCTGTTGCGCGGAAATCTTAGTTTTAGCAGAATTGGGGTTGAAGAGGTGAAACAAAACATCCGCCTTAATTACTATGGAAGTATGGAAATACTCTCAGGAAAATTCGTTTTCGTTCCTACCCTACTCCGCACTCAAAGCTCGGTGTTGCACGAAAGTATTGTTGGCTTTAAAACCAGATACCAACCCGATGCCTATCTACCCGAATTAAGTTTGGGAGTTATGTACCGTTGGAAAGACGCTTTTGTGTTAACCACTGGAGCTGCTTATGGACCTTGGGAAGCTGGATTTAGTTTTGATATTAACACCAGCAATTTAGTTCGGGCTAGCAATGGCTACGGAGCTGTTGAATTTTTTATTTCCTACGTTGGACAGTCAACCAAAAGAGCTGTTAAACGTAAAAATAGATTCCAAGTCTGTCCAACCTATATTTAA
- a CDS encoding Maf family protein yields MNKPFLPKLKIVLGSKSPRRKELLTQLGLNVRVEAMGVEETYPEELSPEEVVLFLAAKKAEAYKSFGPNEVLITSDTIVVRKDEILGKPKDLEDAGKMLHRLSDASHNVYTAVCINAFGLIRRSVVVKTKVHFKALQQSEIDYYLKNGKPLDKAGAYGIQEWIGMVAVEKIEGSYYNVVGLPVQEVVKILEEINDSID; encoded by the coding sequence TTGAATAAGCCATTCCTACCAAAATTAAAGATAGTTCTGGGGTCTAAATCTCCCCGGAGAAAGGAGCTTCTAACGCAGTTGGGACTTAACGTTCGCGTTGAGGCAATGGGGGTTGAAGAAACTTATCCAGAAGAATTAAGTCCTGAGGAGGTTGTTTTGTTTCTCGCGGCAAAAAAAGCCGAAGCCTACAAGTCTTTTGGTCCTAATGAGGTTTTAATTACCTCGGATACTATAGTAGTTAGAAAAGATGAAATTTTAGGGAAACCAAAGGATCTTGAAGATGCAGGGAAGATGTTGCATCGTCTTTCTGATGCAAGCCATAATGTCTACACGGCTGTTTGCATTAATGCCTTTGGATTGATAAGAAGATCTGTTGTTGTAAAGACTAAAGTTCATTTTAAGGCGTTGCAACAAAGTGAAATTGATTACTACCTGAAAAATGGAAAACCTTTAGATAAAGCTGGCGCATACGGAATTCAGGAATGGATAGGTATGGTAGCTGTTGAGAAAATTGAAGGTTCTTACTACAATGTTGTAGGACTTCCGGTGCAAGAAGTAGTAAAGATATTAGAAGAGATAAATGATTCGATTGATTAA
- a CDS encoding cytochrome c maturation protein CcmE domain-containing protein: protein MGKSKILILLVLATLIGFLISSIYDSSTYASLSEAFEDPNSEFHVVGVLDRSFPVEYNPIENAQLTKFKMVDNNGDTAMVYLEKSKPQDFERSENVVVIGKAKGEVFLAKDILVKCPSKYNEELEISTGSL, encoded by the coding sequence ATGGGAAAGTCGAAAATTTTAATCCTTTTGGTGCTGGCTACCCTAATAGGTTTTTTAATAAGCTCAATCTACGATAGTAGTACCTATGCTTCGCTATCGGAGGCTTTCGAGGACCCAAACTCTGAGTTTCACGTGGTGGGTGTTCTTGATAGATCATTTCCAGTAGAGTATAACCCCATTGAAAATGCACAGCTTACTAAGTTTAAGATGGTAGATAACAATGGCGATACAGCAATGGTTTACCTAGAAAAAAGTAAGCCCCAGGATTTTGAGCGAAGCGAAAATGTGGTGGTTATTGGAAAGGCCAAGGGAGAGGTGTTTTTAGCTAAGGATATTTTGGTTAAATGCCCATCCAAGTACAACGAAGAGTTAGAAATTAGTACAGGAAGTTTATAA
- a CDS encoding DUF1573 domain-containing protein has translation MKIFLTILTVFFYFTVFSQEKTSAATPYISEAKQALEAGDPYLAERALDKAFKVDGENLELLHLFGTTLLRINEYQRASEILFKAYNADEENNYPELIHLLGRAQKSAGLFRKALETYELIYSETSQDPKSAEHKHAVKEISTIKRLIDGDFEGIETPFYNLEKVNSVESDFAPLYLSEEEMLLSTSTGVFDAPELRGIVQKTASKKGKDWKLGNELPPNINKPGYLSANAAFSTDSSALFFTLCKSSSECLIYSSKRNGQGYGISRPIKIESDAQLMSHPYPFRSKAGREGLLFTSNMNGGYGGMDIWLAWKDSIGNYGKPINLGASVNTSSNEISPFYLPKKDLLFFSSQWHGGIGEQDIFYTYTPDLKRFSQIINLEKPFNSPANDTYFKLDKKLTKGLLVSNREGGKKGRYKTCCNDIYEFDYPFDSIHGNYEQLMAQLLDTIQYKQLDKTPSILQEVSEIVDSLRNMLPVPLYFHNDEPNPKTTKRFTDIDYDSCFNSYMSLKQLYLEKNPDAKVSDFFKNTLPSSFQTFNNFLATLKRLYQITPYPVVISVRGYASPLAKSDYNIYLSERRISSVQNYFNAQNIVPDSLKDAVGWATNPYGESTADKSVSDDYFDQKQSVFSIGAVMERRVEIQWLQLDKTRILRDTTPTQPNEIETLFYPLGKIKPNQVKKAVIALYNPYPEELNISEIRNSCGCTDIHLEDYRIKKEGSIPVELEIIGKDIEGEYSLELMFYPASTEQKPIRVVLGLTVDPN, from the coding sequence TTGAAAATTTTTCTCACTATCCTAACCGTATTTTTTTATTTCACGGTATTTAGCCAGGAAAAGACGAGTGCAGCTACCCCATATATTTCAGAAGCCAAACAGGCCCTCGAGGCAGGAGATCCATACCTAGCTGAAAGAGCACTAGATAAAGCTTTTAAGGTAGATGGTGAAAACCTGGAGTTACTCCATTTATTCGGTACAACTCTTTTAAGGATTAACGAATACCAACGAGCCAGCGAAATCCTTTTTAAGGCATACAATGCTGATGAGGAGAATAATTACCCCGAATTGATCCACCTACTTGGTCGGGCTCAAAAAAGCGCTGGTCTTTTTCGCAAAGCACTAGAAACCTATGAATTAATCTACAGTGAAACTTCCCAAGATCCTAAATCGGCCGAGCACAAGCATGCCGTTAAGGAAATATCAACCATTAAACGGCTAATTGATGGAGATTTTGAAGGAATAGAAACTCCATTTTACAATTTGGAAAAGGTAAACTCGGTAGAATCCGATTTTGCTCCACTCTATCTATCTGAAGAAGAAATGCTACTTAGTACAAGTACCGGAGTTTTTGATGCTCCAGAACTTAGAGGTATTGTTCAAAAGACAGCTTCAAAAAAGGGAAAAGACTGGAAACTCGGAAATGAACTTCCCCCAAACATTAACAAGCCAGGCTACCTCTCTGCAAATGCCGCATTTTCAACCGACAGTTCAGCGCTGTTTTTTACCCTGTGCAAATCCAGCTCCGAATGTCTTATTTATTCTAGTAAAAGAAATGGACAAGGATATGGAATCTCCAGACCCATAAAAATAGAAAGCGATGCACAGTTAATGTCACACCCCTATCCTTTCCGGAGCAAAGCGGGAAGAGAAGGACTTCTTTTTACCTCTAACATGAATGGCGGATATGGAGGAATGGATATTTGGCTCGCTTGGAAAGATAGTATTGGCAATTACGGCAAACCCATAAATTTAGGCGCCTCTGTAAATACCTCTTCCAATGAAATTAGTCCGTTTTACTTACCAAAAAAGGACTTGCTGTTTTTTAGTTCCCAGTGGCATGGAGGGATTGGTGAACAAGATATTTTTTACACCTACACTCCTGATTTAAAAAGATTTAGTCAAATCATCAATCTCGAAAAACCATTTAATAGTCCTGCCAACGACACCTACTTTAAGCTGGATAAAAAGCTTACAAAAGGACTTTTAGTGTCGAACAGAGAAGGAGGAAAAAAAGGGCGCTACAAAACCTGTTGCAACGATATTTACGAATTTGATTACCCTTTTGATAGTATCCACGGCAATTATGAGCAACTCATGGCTCAGTTATTGGATACCATTCAATACAAGCAATTGGATAAAACCCCAAGCATTTTACAAGAAGTTTCAGAAATAGTGGATTCGCTTAGGAATATGCTCCCCGTGCCGCTTTATTTTCACAACGACGAGCCCAATCCAAAAACAACAAAAAGATTCACGGATATCGATTACGATAGTTGCTTTAACAGCTATATGTCGCTAAAACAATTGTATCTGGAAAAGAATCCAGATGCAAAGGTGAGTGACTTTTTTAAGAACACCCTCCCTAGTAGTTTTCAAACCTTCAACAACTTTTTAGCCACGCTAAAGCGCCTGTATCAAATCACCCCATACCCAGTGGTAATATCGGTTCGAGGATATGCTTCACCATTGGCTAAATCGGATTATAACATTTATCTCTCGGAGCGAAGAATATCAAGTGTTCAGAATTATTTTAACGCCCAAAACATAGTTCCCGACAGCCTAAAAGACGCGGTGGGCTGGGCAACCAATCCATACGGAGAAAGTACGGCAGATAAAAGTGTAAGTGACGATTACTTTGACCAAAAGCAATCGGTATTTTCTATTGGCGCTGTAATGGAAAGAAGGGTCGAAATTCAATGGTTACAGTTGGATAAAACCAGAATTTTAAGAGATACAACTCCCACCCAACCTAATGAGATAGAAACACTTTTCTATCCCTTGGGAAAAATTAAACCCAACCAAGTTAAAAAGGCGGTGATTGCTTTATACAACCCCTATCCCGAGGAACTAAATATTTCAGAAATTAGAAATAGTTGTGGATGCACCGATATTCACCTAGAGGATTACCGCATTAAAAAGGAAGGCAGTATCCCAGTAGAACTAGAGATAATCGGAAAGGATATTGAAGGCGAATACAGCCTTGAATTGATGTTTTACCCAGCTTCTACTGAGCAAAAACCTATAAGAGTTGTATTGGGATTAACTGTGGACCCTAATTAA
- a CDS encoding CcmD family protein, translating to MKSCKYILFLIAVAISQFTYGQTPRVNEFQGKFGVFIAVALVVLVGIFVLLVMLDRKTKRLENRLNELKDK from the coding sequence ATGAAGAGCTGTAAATACATTTTGTTTTTAATCGCTGTGGCGATATCACAATTCACTTATGGGCAAACCCCAAGGGTGAACGAGTTTCAAGGGAAGTTTGGTGTTTTTATCGCTGTAGCCCTTGTGGTTTTAGTGGGGATTTTTGTTTTGCTCGTTATGCTAGATCGGAAAACCAAACGACTGGAGAATAGGTTAAATGAATTAAAAGATAAGTAA
- the ccsA gene encoding cytochrome c biogenesis protein CcsA: MEYVGENLLPGLIGKTSLLIAFVLGLYAFILAIFSAKKENDQSLLRTARLAFVGQGLGIVVASAALFYIIFNGLFEYDYAWKHSNSKMDMKYILACFWEGYEGSFLIWMVWQAILGLFLFKRAEKFEAWALAIFAMAQCVLLTMVLGVYIGDWKVGSNPFILIRELPDNLGVPWTMLPDYLEKIPQFQDGRGLNPLLQNYWMTIHPPIIFLGFAATLIPFAYAFSGIMNKDYRGWIKPAMPLSLFALAILGIGILMGGAWAYEALSFGGFWAWDPVENASLVPWLILVGCVHLMSINLKKASHLFSLLLFAMASYTLVVYSTFLTKSGVLGDSSVHSFTDNGMSGQLMFYLGLTLATMVFALQIEKRKQLLFTGFIVAVLILFSLVEEQSAVLVFFLIGALLFTFLGRQNLLFKAKEEDRLWSREFWMFAGSLVLFLSAMQISFSTSTPVYNILLKPFSPIFRDLYAATEWAFLKGLQNPSFAPPAEPIDHYNKWQVPFAIITSLLIAFTQYLKYKNTPVKELMKSLWFPLMLALGFAFGLGYYYEFDTNNGPLLLLLFTSLFAVIANAFYLFKNLKLTWSKSGSSLSHVGFGMIILGALISTGRSEKVSENTSGIDLAALGEDFKNNDDILLFKGDTLSMNKYFIRYKDKSKEGVNLYYEIEYFERVPRTYKNGDLVLSQGLVFRCLADHKPTSFLSDREKYWEYVSKPSPSQWSKAKNWNADKPGDKVFSLYPKIQLNPTFGNVAEPSTKHYLDRDIYTHIRWAELEDPKVDETGFYPANEHKIKRGDTVYTSQNMAVLKDLKVVRDYEKYRLAKNDLAIAASVEITGVNDSIYNAEPLFILRDSSLVIPDVAEVTDLGLKLTFTEVNPESGKITLNIAEHKENRKEFIVMQAIIFPAINILWLGCIVMGLGIFSSLYSYSRKKRVQRN, translated from the coding sequence ATGGAGTATGTTGGCGAAAACCTTTTACCGGGTTTAATAGGTAAAACTTCATTGTTAATTGCATTTGTTCTTGGGCTTTATGCCTTTATTCTCGCAATTTTTTCAGCGAAAAAAGAAAACGACCAAAGCCTTCTGCGTACTGCAAGACTAGCGTTTGTAGGACAGGGACTAGGGATAGTAGTTGCCAGTGCAGCACTATTTTACATCATTTTCAACGGACTTTTTGAATACGATTACGCTTGGAAACATTCCAACAGCAAAATGGACATGAAGTACATTTTAGCCTGTTTCTGGGAGGGTTACGAAGGGAGCTTCTTAATTTGGATGGTTTGGCAGGCAATTCTGGGGCTGTTTCTTTTTAAACGAGCAGAAAAGTTTGAAGCCTGGGCCCTTGCCATTTTTGCTATGGCTCAGTGTGTATTGCTTACCATGGTTTTGGGAGTTTATATTGGCGACTGGAAGGTTGGAAGCAATCCTTTTATCCTGATTCGCGAGTTGCCAGATAACCTTGGAGTGCCCTGGACCATGCTTCCAGATTATTTAGAAAAAATTCCTCAGTTCCAAGATGGTAGGGGATTAAACCCATTACTACAAAATTATTGGATGACCATTCATCCACCCATTATTTTTCTAGGATTTGCAGCCACTCTTATACCCTTTGCTTATGCTTTTTCGGGTATAATGAATAAAGATTATCGTGGATGGATTAAACCTGCCATGCCCCTTTCTCTTTTTGCTCTTGCCATTCTGGGAATAGGGATATTAATGGGAGGAGCCTGGGCATACGAGGCGCTTAGTTTTGGTGGATTTTGGGCCTGGGATCCTGTAGAAAATGCTTCTTTAGTTCCGTGGTTAATTTTAGTTGGATGTGTTCACCTTATGTCCATTAATCTTAAGAAGGCCTCTCATTTATTCAGTCTGTTACTTTTTGCTATGGCTTCGTACACTTTAGTGGTGTATTCTACTTTTCTTACCAAAAGTGGGGTTCTAGGCGATTCGTCGGTACACTCTTTTACCGATAATGGAATGAGTGGACAACTTATGTTCTACCTTGGTTTAACATTGGCTACCATGGTTTTTGCCCTTCAAATTGAGAAGCGCAAGCAATTGCTTTTTACAGGATTCATAGTCGCCGTATTAATTTTGTTCTCCCTGGTTGAAGAACAAAGTGCGGTATTGGTATTCTTTTTAATAGGAGCCTTGTTATTTACCTTCTTGGGTAGACAAAACTTGCTCTTTAAGGCCAAGGAAGAAGACAGGTTGTGGTCTAGAGAGTTTTGGATGTTTGCTGGGTCTTTGGTGCTCTTTTTAAGTGCTATGCAAATTAGCTTTTCTACCAGTACACCAGTTTACAATATCCTACTAAAACCATTTTCTCCAATATTTAGAGATTTATATGCTGCCACCGAATGGGCATTTCTAAAAGGTTTGCAAAATCCAAGTTTTGCACCTCCTGCGGAGCCCATCGATCACTACAACAAATGGCAGGTTCCGTTTGCTATTATTACTTCATTATTAATTGCTTTTACCCAGTATTTAAAGTACAAAAATACTCCGGTTAAAGAATTGATGAAATCCCTTTGGTTTCCATTAATGTTGGCTCTTGGTTTTGCTTTTGGTTTGGGCTATTACTATGAGTTCGATACTAATAATGGACCTCTATTATTGTTGCTTTTTACCTCTTTATTTGCGGTAATTGCCAATGCTTTCTACCTCTTTAAAAACCTCAAATTAACATGGTCTAAAAGTGGTTCTTCGCTTTCCCATGTTGGGTTTGGTATGATTATCCTTGGGGCCTTAATTTCAACTGGTCGCTCAGAAAAAGTCTCAGAAAACACTTCTGGTATCGACCTAGCTGCTTTAGGTGAAGATTTTAAGAATAACGATGATATCCTGCTGTTTAAGGGAGATACCCTTAGCATGAATAAGTATTTCATTCGTTACAAGGACAAGTCTAAAGAAGGTGTAAACCTGTATTATGAGATAGAGTACTTCGAAAGGGTACCAAGAACATATAAAAATGGAGACTTAGTACTTAGTCAAGGATTGGTGTTTAGATGTTTAGCAGACCATAAGCCAACGAGCTTCCTTAGCGACAGAGAAAAGTATTGGGAATACGTAAGCAAGCCTAGTCCGTCGCAATGGTCGAAGGCCAAAAACTGGAATGCGGATAAACCAGGGGATAAGGTGTTTAGCCTTTATCCGAAAATTCAGTTGAACCCAACCTTTGGAAACGTAGCCGAACCAAGTACTAAACACTACCTAGATAGAGATATATACACCCATATTCGCTGGGCTGAATTGGAAGACCCAAAAGTGGATGAGACGGGTTTCTATCCTGCAAACGAACACAAAATTAAGCGGGGAGATACGGTGTATACATCCCAGAATATGGCGGTGCTTAAAGACTTAAAAGTGGTTAGAGACTACGAAAAGTACCGATTGGCTAAGAACGATCTAGCCATAGCTGCGAGTGTGGAGATCACTGGGGTTAATGATTCAATCTATAATGCAGAGCCTCTTTTTATATTGCGCGATAGTAGTTTGGTAATTCCAGATGTTGCCGAGGTCACAGATTTGGGACTTAAGTTAACCTTTACCGAGGTGAATCCAGAATCGGGTAAAATAACCCTAAACATTGCTGAGCATAAGGAAAACCGTAAAGAATTTATTGTGATGCAAGCGATTATCTTCCCAGCGATTAACATACTTTGGTTGGGCTGCATTGTAATGGGACTTGGGATTTTTAGTTCGCTATATTCGTATTCGAGAAAAAAGCGAGTTCAGCGTAATTAG
- a CDS encoding DUF2520 domain-containing protein — protein MPTKDFDKIHIVGSGNVGLQCGYFFKNQGYATKWYGRSLRDIEFQDTVVSTIALENLNAGISDLIILCVNDDSIPAVSKFIGETKALVVHCSGTVGIDALIQRRKGALYFFQSISKGEQIAFVNVPVYLEAALKDDELLLCDWAKKNFSLIKVLSSNNRLKLHLAGVLINNFGNQLLALTSEIFEGSDLELSDIAPLYNRTLAKAMELGPSSSQTGPAKRGDHNTLEKHLKLLEDYHPDWSEIYKRFSNRIKDSN, from the coding sequence ATGCCAACTAAGGATTTTGATAAAATACACATTGTAGGAAGCGGAAACGTTGGACTGCAGTGCGGATATTTTTTCAAGAACCAAGGTTACGCTACAAAATGGTATGGCCGTTCCCTAAGGGATATCGAATTTCAGGATACAGTAGTTTCTACAATTGCCCTCGAGAATCTAAATGCTGGAATATCAGATTTGATTATCCTTTGTGTGAATGATGATTCCATTCCAGCGGTCTCCAAATTCATAGGAGAAACAAAGGCACTCGTAGTACATTGTTCAGGAACGGTTGGTATAGATGCATTGATTCAAAGAAGAAAAGGGGCGCTGTATTTCTTCCAGAGTATTTCAAAAGGAGAGCAAATAGCTTTCGTGAACGTTCCTGTTTACCTTGAGGCAGCTCTAAAGGACGATGAGCTATTGTTATGTGACTGGGCTAAAAAGAATTTCTCTCTAATAAAGGTATTGTCCAGTAATAATCGATTAAAGCTCCATTTGGCGGGCGTCCTGATAAACAATTTTGGAAATCAATTGCTGGCACTTACTTCGGAGATTTTTGAAGGCAGCGACCTTGAATTATCCGATATAGCTCCTTTGTATAACCGTACCCTTGCTAAAGCAATGGAATTAGGTCCTAGCTCATCGCAAACAGGTCCGGCTAAGCGCGGCGATCACAACACCTTAGAAAAGCACTTAAAATTGCTTGAAGATTATCACCCCGATTGGAGTGAAATTTATAAGCGATTTTCAAACCGAATTAAAGACAGCAATTAA
- a CDS encoding KdsC family phosphatase, whose product MIYKSKLKGIRAFVFDVDGVFTNSEVLLHPDGDLLRVMNTRDGYAIKTAIDEGLKVCIISGGRSQAVRQRLLDLGVKDVYLGVSNKLEVFKEYIKDEAIDPATVLYMGDDIPDYDVMMHVGLPCAPKDAAEEILEIAEYVSSKKGGEGCVRDIVEQTLKVQGKWFKAK is encoded by the coding sequence ATGATATATAAATCTAAATTAAAGGGGATACGAGCTTTTGTATTCGATGTAGATGGGGTATTCACCAATAGTGAGGTGCTTTTACATCCTGATGGTGATCTTTTACGTGTAATGAACACAAGGGACGGCTATGCGATTAAAACTGCCATAGACGAAGGATTAAAAGTTTGCATAATATCGGGCGGTAGGTCTCAAGCGGTTCGACAACGCTTGTTAGATCTGGGTGTTAAAGATGTGTATCTAGGGGTAAGTAATAAGCTAGAAGTTTTTAAGGAATACATAAAGGATGAGGCCATAGACCCAGCAACAGTTTTGTATATGGGAGATGATATTCCAGATTACGACGTTATGATGCATGTTGGTCTACCTTGCGCGCCGAAAGATGCCGCCGAAGAAATTTTGGAAATTGCAGAATACGTAAGTTCTAAAAAGGGTGGAGAGGGCTGCGTAAGAGATATCGTTGAACAAACCCTAAAAGTGCAAGGGAAATGGTTTAAAGCCAAATAA